A part of Kitasatospora acidiphila genomic DNA contains:
- a CDS encoding hemolysin family protein, with protein sequence MITAWLLLAAAFLLILANGLFVAAEFSFVTVDRGAVDRAAQAGDRRAEGLRKALHTLSFELSGAQLGITVTSLVVGMLAEPALSTLLGPPLTGLGLPSGVARGAATVIGMVLATVLQMVIGELVPKNWAISRPLQVARAVAAPQRLFSAACRPLISALNGGANRLVRALGMEPAEELAHARTPGELAVLAQHSARAGALEEDAAQLFVRTLGLGELTAESVMTPRVDVSALRHDATAADVVNLTRATGFSRFPVYRDSLDDITGTVTLKDAIAVRPERRTEVTVDQLAGAPLLVPETLPAERLLEQLRHRQPMAIVIDEYGGTAGVATLEDIVEEIVGEVRDEHDPGETPDLLAIPPVAGHPAWLADGRARLDQLEEIGLHAPHGPYETLAGLLADLLGRIPVRGDTAGLPGWELTVQGVDRHRTTRVRLLHLGASA encoded by the coding sequence GTGATCACCGCCTGGCTGCTGCTGGCAGCCGCCTTCCTGCTGATTCTCGCCAACGGCCTCTTCGTCGCCGCCGAGTTCTCCTTCGTCACCGTGGACCGCGGTGCGGTGGACCGGGCCGCGCAGGCCGGCGACCGGCGCGCGGAGGGCCTGCGCAAGGCCCTGCACACGCTCTCGTTCGAACTCTCCGGCGCCCAGCTGGGCATCACCGTCACCTCGCTGGTGGTCGGCATGCTCGCCGAGCCGGCGCTCTCCACCCTGCTCGGCCCGCCGCTCACCGGCCTCGGCCTGCCCTCCGGTGTCGCCAGGGGCGCGGCCACGGTGATCGGCATGGTGCTGGCCACCGTGCTGCAGATGGTGATCGGCGAACTGGTGCCGAAGAACTGGGCGATCTCCCGCCCGCTCCAGGTGGCCCGCGCGGTCGCCGCGCCGCAGCGGCTGTTCAGCGCCGCCTGCCGCCCGCTGATCAGCGCCCTCAACGGCGGCGCCAACCGGCTGGTGCGAGCGCTCGGGATGGAGCCGGCCGAGGAGCTGGCGCACGCCCGCACCCCCGGCGAACTCGCTGTGCTGGCCCAGCACTCGGCCCGGGCCGGCGCCCTGGAGGAGGACGCCGCGCAGCTCTTCGTGCGCACCCTGGGCCTGGGCGAGCTGACCGCCGAGAGCGTGATGACCCCCCGGGTCGACGTCTCGGCGCTGCGGCACGACGCCACCGCCGCCGACGTGGTCAACCTGACCAGGGCCACCGGCTTCTCCCGCTTCCCGGTCTACCGGGACAGCCTGGACGACATCACCGGCACCGTCACCCTCAAGGACGCCATAGCGGTCCGCCCCGAGCGCCGCACCGAGGTGACGGTGGATCAACTGGCGGGCGCCCCGCTGCTGGTCCCCGAGACACTGCCCGCCGAGCGCCTGCTGGAGCAGCTGCGCCACCGGCAGCCGATGGCCATCGTGATCGACGAGTACGGCGGCACGGCCGGCGTGGCCACCCTGGAGGACATCGTCGAGGAGATCGTGGGCGAGGTGCGCGACGAGCACGATCCGGGCGAGACCCCGGACCTGCTCGCGATCCCGCCGGTCGCCGGGCACCCGGCCTGGCTGGCCGACGGCCGGGCCCGGCTCGACCAGTTGGAGGAGATCGGCCTGCACGCCCCGCACGGACCGTACGAGACGCTCGCCGGTCTGCTCGCCGACCTGCTCGGCCGGATCCCGGTGCGCGGTGACACCGCCGGACTGCCCGGCTGGGAGCTGACCGTGCAGGGCGTCGACCGGCACCGCACCACCCGGGTCCGGCTGCTGCACCTGGGGGCGTCGGCATGA
- a CDS encoding PH domain-containing protein — protein sequence MTSTDLPDLPVTWLPRRTRAVLLTASGVLATVFVVMALILPPSWQLNDRVMLVFLGLVFSGVGLMLARPRVDADADGVLVVNLVRSRRLHWAEILRVNLKQGDPWVTLDLADGTSLAAMGIQPSGGRDQAVRAALQLRDLVESRGAAPEPANA from the coding sequence ATGACCAGCACCGACCTGCCCGACCTGCCCGTCACCTGGCTGCCCCGCCGCACCCGCGCGGTGCTGCTGACGGCGAGCGGGGTGCTGGCGACGGTGTTCGTGGTCATGGCGCTGATCCTCCCGCCCAGCTGGCAGCTGAACGACCGGGTCATGCTGGTCTTCCTCGGGCTGGTCTTCTCCGGGGTCGGCCTGATGCTGGCCCGCCCCCGGGTGGACGCCGACGCCGACGGCGTGCTGGTGGTGAACCTGGTCCGCTCGCGCCGCCTGCACTGGGCCGAGATCCTGCGGGTCAACCTCAAGCAGGGCGACCCGTGGGTCACCCTGGACCTGGCCGACGGCACCTCGCTGGCCGCCATGGGCATCCAGCCCAGCGGCGGCCGCGACCAGGCGGTGCGGGCCGCGCTCCAGCTGCGCGATCTGGTCGAGTCCCGCGGCGCCGCCCCCGAGCCCGCCAACGCGTAA
- the hisG gene encoding ATP phosphoribosyltransferase translates to MLRIALPNKGSLSGPAAEMLHEAGYRQRKDPKELVLVDPENQVEFFFLRPRDIAVYVGSGRLDIGITGRDLLLDSGADAEEVLALGFAGSTFRFAGPAGSPKDVQGLQGLRIATSYTGLVSQHLAEHGVQATVTKLDGAVETAVQLGVADVIADVVETGTSLRNAGLEVFGEPILISDAVVIRPKGAGEAAGVEQFLRRLQGVLVARRYVLMDYDIRAEKVADAVALTPGLESPTVSPLHTEGWVAVRAMVLRKEAQRIMDDLWAIGARGVLVTNIHACRL, encoded by the coding sequence ATGCTGCGCATCGCCCTCCCCAACAAGGGTTCGCTCTCGGGTCCCGCGGCGGAGATGCTCCATGAGGCCGGCTACCGCCAGCGCAAGGACCCCAAGGAACTGGTCCTGGTCGACCCCGAGAACCAGGTGGAGTTCTTCTTCCTGCGCCCGCGTGACATCGCGGTCTACGTCGGCTCCGGCCGGCTCGACATCGGCATCACCGGCCGTGACCTGCTGCTGGACTCCGGCGCCGACGCCGAGGAGGTGCTCGCGCTCGGCTTCGCCGGCTCGACCTTCCGGTTCGCCGGCCCGGCCGGCTCGCCCAAGGACGTGCAGGGCCTGCAGGGCCTGCGGATCGCCACCTCCTACACCGGCCTGGTCTCCCAGCACCTCGCCGAGCACGGTGTGCAGGCCACCGTCACCAAGCTGGACGGCGCGGTGGAGACCGCGGTCCAGCTGGGCGTCGCCGACGTGATCGCCGACGTGGTGGAGACCGGCACCAGCCTGCGCAACGCGGGCCTGGAGGTCTTCGGCGAGCCGATCCTGATCTCCGACGCCGTGGTGATCCGGCCCAAGGGCGCCGGCGAGGCCGCCGGGGTCGAGCAGTTCCTGCGCCGACTGCAGGGCGTCCTGGTGGCCCGCCGCTACGTCCTGATGGACTACGACATCAGGGCCGAGAAGGTCGCCGACGCGGTCGCCCTGACCCCGGGCCTGGAGTCGCCCACCGTCTCCCCGCTGCACACCGAGGGCTGGGTCGCGGTCCGGGCCATGGTGCTGCGCAAGGAGGCCCAGCGGATCATGGACGACCTGTGGGCCATCGGCGCCCGCGGCGTCCTGGTGACCAACATCCACGCCTGCCGTCTGTAG
- a CDS encoding phosphoribosyl-ATP diphosphatase: MASKTFEELFTELQQKAATGDPETSRTAQLVQQGVHAIGKKVVEEAAEVWMAAEFQTKEQTAEEISQLLYHLQVMMVARGLTLDDVYAYL, encoded by the coding sequence ATGGCTTCCAAGACATTCGAGGAGCTCTTCACCGAGCTCCAGCAGAAGGCCGCCACCGGCGACCCCGAGACCTCCCGTACCGCGCAGCTCGTCCAGCAGGGCGTCCATGCCATCGGCAAGAAGGTGGTCGAGGAGGCGGCCGAGGTCTGGATGGCCGCCGAGTTCCAGACCAAGGAGCAGACGGCCGAGGAGATCTCCCAGCTGCTCTACCACCTCCAGGTGATGATGGTCGCCCGCGGGCTGACCCTCGACGACGTCTACGCCTACCTCTGA
- the ribH gene encoding 6,7-dimethyl-8-ribityllumazine synthase, whose protein sequence is MAGHGAPVLTVENAADLRVAVVAAQWHTQVMDGLLNGAERALKELGIAEPTVVRVPGTFELPVAAQRLAELGYDAVVALGVVIRGGTPHFDYVCQAATAGLTEVSVRTGVPVGFGVLTCDNEEQAIDRAGLPGSAEDKGHEAVSAAVATAVTLRALAA, encoded by the coding sequence GTGGCTGGTCACGGAGCCCCCGTACTGACCGTCGAGAACGCCGCCGACCTGCGGGTCGCGGTGGTCGCGGCCCAGTGGCACACCCAGGTGATGGACGGCCTGCTGAACGGCGCCGAGCGCGCCCTCAAGGAGCTCGGGATCGCCGAGCCGACCGTGGTGCGAGTCCCCGGAACCTTCGAACTGCCGGTCGCCGCCCAGCGGTTGGCGGAGCTCGGCTATGACGCGGTGGTGGCCCTCGGGGTCGTCATCCGCGGCGGCACCCCGCACTTCGACTACGTCTGCCAGGCGGCCACCGCCGGCCTCACCGAGGTCAGCGTGCGCACCGGCGTGCCGGTCGGCTTCGGCGTGCTCACCTGCGACAACGAGGAGCAGGCGATCGACCGCGCGGGCCTGCCCGGCTCCGCCGAGGACAAGGGCCACGAGGCGGTCAGTGCCGCCGTCGCCACCGCCGTCACGCTTCGCGCGCTGGCGGCCTGA
- a CDS encoding bifunctional 3,4-dihydroxy-2-butanone-4-phosphate synthase/GTP cyclohydrolase II produces MNAHAHDLDLTLDPVERAIADIAAGRAVIVVDDEDRENEGDLIFAATAATPELLAFTIRYTSGVICVPVTQTDADRLGLPPMTRVNEDRKGTAYTVSVDAREVEATGISAVDRALTIRLLGEPASTARDFTRPGHVFPLRAVDGGVLARPGHTEAGVDLARLAGLPPAAAICEVVNDDGTMARLPELVAFAREHGLSIISIEDLIAYRRRTESQVERVAVTALPTVHGEFTAVGYRGTMDGTEHIALVAGGLDADGRLPDGEDVLVRVHSECLTGDVFGSLRCDCGPQLEASLARVAEAGRGVVLYLRGHEGRGIGLGHKLRAYQLQEQGRDTVDANLELGLPADARDYSLGAQMLTDLGVRSLTLLTNNPDKQTALLDHGLKVKDRAPIPVQAGRHNLAYLLTKRDRMGHDLPWLVG; encoded by the coding sequence ATGAACGCCCACGCGCACGACCTCGACCTGACCCTCGACCCGGTGGAGCGGGCCATCGCCGACATCGCGGCCGGCCGCGCCGTGATCGTGGTGGACGACGAGGACCGGGAGAACGAGGGCGACCTGATCTTCGCCGCCACCGCCGCCACCCCGGAGCTGCTCGCCTTCACCATCCGCTACACCTCCGGAGTGATCTGCGTCCCCGTCACCCAGACGGACGCCGACCGGCTCGGCCTGCCTCCGATGACCCGGGTCAACGAGGACCGCAAGGGCACCGCCTACACCGTCTCGGTGGACGCCCGCGAGGTGGAGGCCACCGGGATCTCCGCGGTGGACCGGGCGCTGACCATCCGCCTGCTCGGTGAACCGGCCTCCACCGCCCGCGACTTCACCCGCCCCGGCCACGTCTTCCCGCTGCGCGCGGTGGACGGCGGGGTGCTGGCCCGGCCCGGCCACACCGAGGCCGGCGTGGACCTGGCCCGGCTGGCCGGGCTGCCCCCGGCGGCCGCCATCTGCGAGGTGGTCAACGACGACGGCACCATGGCCCGACTGCCCGAACTGGTGGCCTTCGCCCGCGAGCACGGCCTGTCGATCATCTCCATCGAGGACCTGATCGCCTACCGCCGCCGCACCGAGTCCCAGGTCGAGCGGGTCGCCGTGACCGCCCTGCCCACCGTGCACGGCGAATTCACCGCGGTCGGCTACCGCGGCACCATGGACGGCACCGAGCACATCGCCCTGGTCGCCGGCGGCCTGGACGCCGACGGGCGGCTGCCGGACGGCGAGGACGTGCTGGTCCGGGTCCACTCCGAGTGCCTGACCGGAGACGTCTTCGGCTCGCTGCGCTGCGACTGCGGCCCGCAGCTGGAGGCCTCGCTGGCCAGGGTCGCCGAGGCCGGCCGTGGCGTGGTGCTCTACCTGCGCGGCCACGAGGGGCGCGGCATCGGCCTGGGCCACAAGCTGCGCGCCTACCAGCTGCAGGAGCAGGGCCGGGACACCGTGGACGCCAACCTGGAGCTCGGCCTGCCCGCCGACGCCCGCGACTACAGCCTCGGCGCCCAGATGCTCACCGACCTCGGGGTGCGCTCGCTCACCCTGCTCACCAACAACCCGGACAAGCAGACCGCGCTGCTGGACCACGGACTCAAGGTCAAGGACCGGGCGCCGATACCGGTGCAGGCGGGTCGGCACAACCTGGCCTACCTGCTCACCAAGCGCGACCGGATGGGCCACGACCTGCCGTGGCTGGTCGGCTGA